Proteins from one Mycoplasma sp. Pen4 genomic window:
- a CDS encoding MSC_0622 family F1-like ATPase gamma subunit yields the protein MHIKKIKEKSESLSKITTIVESKKNITLINILKLSKQIAFYFERANQSKKFIETLEAKYAISNPLIQPELDINFSILNKLFKSKTTQKLLSKTIWVYVTETEQYETNSYSKHEKNILKNADKDDYFIAIGESANKFCQENNFNVVYSSMQNEIISTAQEIVNFIENFINFNGYHNVKFVINSSKIKQEYLDVIPLQKMNFNLNIKKSKYEEFVDIDKLKIYPDVDTFIDSEIRSYLTYITLTLLSESGLIYQKYKLVAENKKINDLEKKGRKLRLEILRAKREREVEEISILSKKKILLHTKKD from the coding sequence ATGCACATCAAAAAGATTAAAGAAAAATCTGAGAGTTTATCTAAGATCACTACAATAGTTGAATCTAAAAAGAATATTACTTTAATTAATATTCTTAAATTATCAAAACAAATTGCATTCTACTTTGAGCGTGCTAATCAATCTAAAAAATTCATTGAAACACTTGAAGCAAAATATGCGATTTCAAACCCATTAATTCAACCTGAATTAGATATTAATTTTTCGATTTTAAATAAATTATTTAAATCAAAAACAACTCAAAAATTATTAAGTAAAACAATATGAGTTTATGTTACAGAAACAGAACAATATGAAACTAACTCATATTCAAAGCATGAAAAGAATATTTTAAAAAATGCTGACAAAGATGATTATTTCATTGCAATAGGTGAATCAGCAAATAAATTCTGTCAAGAAAATAACTTTAATGTTGTGTATTCATCAATGCAAAATGAAATTATTTCAACAGCACAAGAAATAGTTAACTTTATTGAGAACTTTATTAACTTTAATGGTTATCATAATGTTAAATTCGTTATTAACTCATCAAAAATCAAACAAGAATATTTGGATGTTATTCCATTGCAAAAAATGAATTTCAACTTAAATATTAAGAAATCTAAATATGAAGAATTTGTTGATATTGATAAGTTAAAAATTTATCCTGATGTTGATACATTTATTGACTCAGAAATTAGAAGTTATTTAACATACATCACATTAACATTACTTAGTGAATCTGGATTAATTTACCAAAAGTATAAATTAGTTGCAGAAAACAAAAAGATCAATGACCTAGAGAAAAAAGGTAGAAAATTAAGACTAGAAATTTTAAGAGCTAAAAGAGAAAGAGAAGTTGAAGAAATTTCAATTCTTTCTAAAAAGAAAATACTTTTACACACTAAAAAAGATTAA
- a CDS encoding MSC_0621 family F1-like ATPase epsilon subunit yields MRIKFSDGLGTETKIEVLNCELNDNFRDSWIEFIPNSVASFKKVFFRYQLPNSDYIYVIIENAFFSYKNNTVSIKHSGQLLNFYKQQTYDNEFLKLKENEYKDLMKEITYLKLMDSLDVDITKKAKIKGLENDLFELKAITLFSLMPSTFNGEE; encoded by the coding sequence ATGAGAATAAAATTTTCAGACGGTCTTGGAACTGAAACTAAAATTGAAGTTTTAAACTGTGAATTAAATGATAATTTTCGTGACAGTTGAATAGAATTCATTCCTAATTCTGTGGCTAGTTTCAAAAAAGTATTTTTCAGATATCAACTTCCAAATAGCGATTATATCTATGTCATAATTGAAAACGCATTTTTCAGTTATAAAAATAACACTGTTTCAATTAAACATAGTGGTCAATTACTTAATTTCTACAAACAACAAACATACGACAATGAGTTTTTAAAACTTAAAGAAAATGAATATAAAGATCTAATGAAAGAAATTACATATTTAAAATTAATGGATTCATTAGATGTAGATATTACTAAGAAAGCAAAAATTAAAGGTTTGGAGAATGATTTGTTTGAGTTAAAAGCAATCACATTATTCTCTCTTATGCCTTCAACTTTTAATGGTGAGGAATAA